The following are encoded in a window of Cydia strobilella chromosome 1, ilCydStro3.1, whole genome shotgun sequence genomic DNA:
- the LOC134741524 gene encoding putative E3 ubiquitin-protein ligase UBR7 isoform X2: protein MSSNGTNGEDTEMAECEGEKIVTMMDVLQEQQEFEEDANAVLGASDDKNCTYSKGYIKRQAVYACLTCCNDAKNDLDKRAGVCLACSLTCHENHDLVELYTKRNFRCDCGNPKFNHPCQYTENKTYLNDENIYNQNFSGLYCTCHRPYPDPDGVEEEMIQCIVCEDWLHSSHLEATVPSPELYAEMICKACMDNNEFLHDYSKYAVNGDVNGVSITESDDSKRCNGDTNEVNGANDSGILTKVDNPTEATDTNHYTIDENNLKDQIDPNLPVTGKSDDENPTTEKTDEVQAEPVKTSDENTMKNDPADDAANLTEESQAKDNQDEKPSSNEISDNKLGDNGNSAVSSKDQENTDTTNNKGDGTTDVTEQQDPANTSQGSNACDVNGDQPTEVKTEEKQDLADSSQVSADNTNVETLQVTNNHLGDENTKENKRKLSTEESSLDVSAKKPKLRESDCIRPQGARKMFKGATFWPSHFRQKLCTCNKCITMYKDLSVLFLIDPEDTVTAYEVLGKEKTDGTASTQYEKGLEALSSLGRIQQINALTEYNKMRDKLLDFLKSFKDRKEVVKEEDIKAFFAGMKPKREPDGVYFCR, encoded by the exons GGATATATAAAACGCCAAGCTGTCTATGCATGCCTGACTTGCTGCAACGATGCCAAAAATGACCTAGACAAGCGTGCTGGTGTGTGTCTTGCCTGCAGTTTGACATGCCATGAGAACCATGACCTTGTAGAGCTCTATACCAAACGCAACTTCCGCTGTGACTGTGGGAATCCCAAGTTTAACCACCCCTGTCAATATACTGAAAACAAGACATATCTCAATGATGAAAATATTTACAACCAGAATTTTAGTGGTCTCTATTGCACCTGCCACCGACCCTATCCGGATCCAGATGGAGTTGAAGAAGAGATGATTCAATGCATAGTATGTGAAGACTGGCTTCATTCTTCACACTTAGAAGCTACTGTACCTTCCCCTGAGCTATATGCTGAAATGATTTGCAAAGCTTGCATGGATAATAATGAATTTCTCCATGATTATAGTAAATATGCTGTTAATGGTGAT GTGAATGGAGTGAGTATCACTGAGTCTGATGATTCCAAACGCTGCAATGGAGATACAAATGAGGTGAATGGAGCTAATGATTCTGGCATATTGACAAAAGTTGATAATCCCACTGAAGCTACAGATACCAATCATTATACTATTGACGAAAATAACCTAAAAGATCAAATAGATCCAAATCTGCCAGTCACTGGGAAATCTGATGATGAAAATCCAACTACTGAGAAAACTGATGAAGTTCAAGCTGAGCCTGTTAAAACCTCTGATGAAAATACTATGAAGAATGACCCAGCCGATGATGCTGCAAACCTCACTGAAGAAAGCCAAGCTAAAGACAATCAAGACGAGAAGCCATCTTCTAATGAAATTTCGGATAATAAGTTAGGGGACAATGGAAACTCTGCTGTTAGTTCTAAAGACCAAGAAAACACAGATACAACTAATAATAAAGGTGATGGTACTACTGATGTCACTGAACAACAAGACCCTGCTAATACTTCTCAGGGGTCTAATGCATGTGATGTCAATGGCGATCAACCAACAGAAGTTAAGACTGAAGAAAAACAAGATCTTGCTGACTCGAGTCAGGTGAGTGCTGATAATACAAATGTTGAAACTTTACAAGTAACCAATAACCATTTAGGAGATGAAAACACTAAGGAAAATAAGCGAAAATTATCTACAGAGGAATCTTCACTTGATGTTTCTGCCAAAAAACCAAAATTAAGAGAAAGTGATTGCATTAGGCCACAAGGTGCAAGGAAAATGTTCAAAGGCGCTACATTTTGGCCGAGCCATTTCCGACAAAAATTGTGCACTTGTAATAAATGCATTACCATGTACAAGGACTTGTCTGTTTTGTTCCTAATAGACCCTGAAGATACAGTTACTGCTTATGAAGTTTTAGGCAAGGAAAAAACTGATGGTACTGCATCTACTCAGTATGAGAAAGGCCTCGAAGCATTATCATCTCTAGGAAGAATTCAACAAATTAATGCTTTGACAGAGTATAACAAGATGAGAGATAAGTTACTTGATTTTCTCAAAAGCTTTAAAGATAGAAAGGAAGTTGTCAAGGAAGAAGATATAAAGGCCTTCTTTGCAGGTATGAAACCAAAAAGAGAGCCAGATGGTGTGTATTTCTGCAGAtaa
- the LOC134741524 gene encoding putative E3 ubiquitin-protein ligase UBR7 isoform X1, translating into MSSNGTNGEDTEMAECEGEKIVTMMDVLQEQQEFEEDANAVLGASDDKNCTYSKGYIKRQAVYACLTCCNDAKNDLDKRAGVCLACSLTCHENHDLVELYTKRNFRCDCGNPKFNHPCQYTENKTYLNDENIYNQNFSGLYCTCHRPYPDPDGVEEEMIQCIVCEDWLHSSHLEATVPSPELYAEMICKACMDNNEFLHDYSKYAVNGDVDVVSITESDDSKGCNGDTNEVNGVSITESDDSKRCNGDTNEVNGVSITESDDSKRCNGDTNEVNGANDSGILTKVDNPTEATDTNHYTIDENNLKDQIDPNLPVTGKSDDENPTTEKTDEVQAEPVKTSDENTMKNDPADDAANLTEESQAKDNQDEKPSSNEISDNKLGDNGNSAVSSKDQENTDTTNNKGDGTTDVTEQQDPANTSQGSNACDVNGDQPTEVKTEEKQDLADSSQVSADNTNVETLQVTNNHLGDENTKENKRKLSTEESSLDVSAKKPKLRESDCIRPQGARKMFKGATFWPSHFRQKLCTCNKCITMYKDLSVLFLIDPEDTVTAYEVLGKEKTDGTASTQYEKGLEALSSLGRIQQINALTEYNKMRDKLLDFLKSFKDRKEVVKEEDIKAFFAGMKPKREPDGVYFCR; encoded by the coding sequence GGATATATAAAACGCCAAGCTGTCTATGCATGCCTGACTTGCTGCAACGATGCCAAAAATGACCTAGACAAGCGTGCTGGTGTGTGTCTTGCCTGCAGTTTGACATGCCATGAGAACCATGACCTTGTAGAGCTCTATACCAAACGCAACTTCCGCTGTGACTGTGGGAATCCCAAGTTTAACCACCCCTGTCAATATACTGAAAACAAGACATATCTCAATGATGAAAATATTTACAACCAGAATTTTAGTGGTCTCTATTGCACCTGCCACCGACCCTATCCGGATCCAGATGGAGTTGAAGAAGAGATGATTCAATGCATAGTATGTGAAGACTGGCTTCATTCTTCACACTTAGAAGCTACTGTACCTTCCCCTGAGCTATATGCTGAAATGATTTGCAAAGCTTGCATGGATAATAATGAATTTCTCCATGATTATAGTAAATATGCTGTTAATGGTGATGTTGATGTAGTGAGTATCACTGAGTCTGATGATTCCAAGGGCTGCAATGGAGATACTAATGAGGTGAATGGAGTGAGTATCACTGAGTCTGATGATTCCAAACGCTGCAATGGAGATACTAATGAGGTGAATGGAGTGAGTATCACTGAGTCTGATGATTCCAAACGCTGCAATGGAGATACAAATGAGGTGAATGGAGCTAATGATTCTGGCATATTGACAAAAGTTGATAATCCCACTGAAGCTACAGATACCAATCATTATACTATTGACGAAAATAACCTAAAAGATCAAATAGATCCAAATCTGCCAGTCACTGGGAAATCTGATGATGAAAATCCAACTACTGAGAAAACTGATGAAGTTCAAGCTGAGCCTGTTAAAACCTCTGATGAAAATACTATGAAGAATGACCCAGCCGATGATGCTGCAAACCTCACTGAAGAAAGCCAAGCTAAAGACAATCAAGACGAGAAGCCATCTTCTAATGAAATTTCGGATAATAAGTTAGGGGACAATGGAAACTCTGCTGTTAGTTCTAAAGACCAAGAAAACACAGATACAACTAATAATAAAGGTGATGGTACTACTGATGTCACTGAACAACAAGACCCTGCTAATACTTCTCAGGGGTCTAATGCATGTGATGTCAATGGCGATCAACCAACAGAAGTTAAGACTGAAGAAAAACAAGATCTTGCTGACTCGAGTCAGGTGAGTGCTGATAATACAAATGTTGAAACTTTACAAGTAACCAATAACCATTTAGGAGATGAAAACACTAAGGAAAATAAGCGAAAATTATCTACAGAGGAATCTTCACTTGATGTTTCTGCCAAAAAACCAAAATTAAGAGAAAGTGATTGCATTAGGCCACAAGGTGCAAGGAAAATGTTCAAAGGCGCTACATTTTGGCCGAGCCATTTCCGACAAAAATTGTGCACTTGTAATAAATGCATTACCATGTACAAGGACTTGTCTGTTTTGTTCCTAATAGACCCTGAAGATACAGTTACTGCTTATGAAGTTTTAGGCAAGGAAAAAACTGATGGTACTGCATCTACTCAGTATGAGAAAGGCCTCGAAGCATTATCATCTCTAGGAAGAATTCAACAAATTAATGCTTTGACAGAGTATAACAAGATGAGAGATAAGTTACTTGATTTTCTCAAAAGCTTTAAAGATAGAAAGGAAGTTGTCAAGGAAGAAGATATAAAGGCCTTCTTTGCAGGTATGAAACCAAAAAGAGAGCCAGATGGTGTGTATTTCTGCAGAtaa